In a genomic window of Ralstonia nicotianae:
- a CDS encoding DUF2818 family protein translates to MGTSTGSLFVIVLALICANLPFVNQRVLALLPARWPCKPFWLRGVELMAMYAVVGLVGFGIESGQGNAFSQGWQFYAITACLMLVFAFPGFTWQYLVRRQRH, encoded by the coding sequence ATGGGCACTTCGACAGGCAGCCTGTTTGTCATCGTGCTGGCATTGATCTGTGCCAACCTGCCGTTCGTCAACCAGCGCGTGCTGGCCTTGCTGCCGGCACGCTGGCCGTGCAAGCCGTTCTGGCTGCGCGGCGTCGAGCTGATGGCCATGTATGCCGTGGTCGGCCTGGTCGGCTTCGGCATCGAATCGGGCCAGGGCAATGCCTTTTCGCAAGGCTGGCAGTTCTACGCCATCACCGCCTGCCTGATGCTGGTGTTCGCCTTTCCCGGGTTCACCTGGCAGTATCTGGTGCGCCGCCAACGTCATTGA
- a CDS encoding NUDIX domain-containing protein has translation MKPDPARLSADSNEAVSDPDAGLRETQLASALVHQGKFLTLKQDVVRLPDGRNASREYLIHPGAVMMIPLFDDGTVLMERQFRYPVGKVMIEFPAGKLDPREGALACGKRELREETGYVAQRWDFLTRIHPVISYSTEFIDLYLARDLQPGESALDEGEFLETFSAPAGQLIDWVRTGRISDVKTIIGVFWLEKILSGTWTPGDA, from the coding sequence ATGAAACCCGATCCTGCCCGCCTGTCCGCCGATTCCAATGAGGCCGTGTCCGATCCGGATGCCGGCCTGCGCGAAACGCAGCTGGCTTCGGCGCTGGTGCACCAGGGCAAGTTCCTGACGCTCAAGCAGGATGTCGTCCGCCTGCCGGATGGCCGCAACGCCAGCCGTGAATACCTGATCCATCCGGGCGCGGTGATGATGATCCCGCTGTTCGACGATGGCACCGTGCTGATGGAGCGCCAGTTCCGCTATCCGGTGGGCAAGGTGATGATCGAATTCCCGGCGGGCAAGCTCGATCCGCGCGAGGGCGCGCTGGCCTGCGGCAAGCGCGAGCTGCGCGAGGAGACGGGCTACGTGGCGCAGCGCTGGGATTTTCTGACGCGCATCCACCCGGTCATCTCGTATTCCACCGAGTTCATCGATCTCTATCTCGCCCGCGACCTGCAGCCGGGCGAAAGCGCGCTGGACGAGGGCGAGTTCCTCGAGACCTTCAGCGCGCCGGCCGGCCAGTTGATCGACTGGGTGCGCACCGGCAGGATCTCCGACGTCAAGACCATCATCGGCGTATTCTGGCTGGAGAAAATCCTGTCGGGCACGTGGACGCCGGGCGACGCCTGA
- a CDS encoding DUF1178 family protein, with translation MKVLDLRCANDHRFEGWFGSDADLQSQRERGLLTCPVCGHTEVERLPSAPRLNLSSSRPDAARQSGTVKTSADEGGALATLQQRYLKAVRHLLANTEDVGERFAEEARRMHYNEAPERGIRGTTSHEEALELAEEGIEVMPLLVPDALKQPVH, from the coding sequence ATGAAAGTGCTGGACCTCCGTTGTGCCAATGACCATCGCTTCGAAGGCTGGTTCGGCTCCGATGCCGACCTGCAGTCGCAGCGCGAGCGCGGTCTGTTGACGTGCCCGGTCTGCGGCCATACCGAGGTTGAGCGCCTGCCGAGCGCACCGCGCCTGAACCTGTCGTCGTCGCGACCGGATGCCGCCCGGCAGAGCGGCACCGTGAAGACATCGGCGGACGAGGGTGGCGCGCTGGCGACCTTGCAGCAGCGCTATCTCAAGGCCGTGCGCCACCTCCTGGCCAATACCGAGGACGTGGGCGAGCGGTTTGCGGAAGAGGCGCGCCGGATGCACTACAACGAGGCGCCGGAGCGGGGCATTCGCGGGACGACATCGCACGAAGAGGCGCTGGAGCTGGCGGAGGAGGGCATCGAGGTGATGCCGCTGCTGGTGCCGGACGCGCTCAAGCAGCCTGTGCACTAG
- a CDS encoding acyl-CoA dehydrogenase family protein, with the protein MDLNYSAADDAFRQEVRGWLEAELPKDIQDKVLNHRRLNRDDFVRWHKALAAKGWSVPHWPVEWGGTGWSPIQKHIWDEECARIGAPGVLPFGVSMVAPVIMKYGNEAQKRYYLPRILDCTDWWCQGYSEPGSGSDLASLKTRAVREGDHYIVNGQKTWTTLGQHADMIFCLVRTDPQAKKQEGISFLLIDMKTPGITVRPIIMLDEEHEVNEVFFDNVRVPAENLIGEENRGWTYAKYLLGHERTGIARVGHSKRELAFLKRVALQHQKNGRPLLEDPVFAAKVASLEIELMALEITVLRVVSSEGVGRGPGPEASLLKIKGTQIQQMLTELMVEAVGPYAQPFDPDYLEGETPRAVTGDNDAAPLAPYYFNYRKTSIYGGSNEIQRNIISQMILGV; encoded by the coding sequence ATGGATCTGAACTACTCGGCGGCCGACGATGCGTTCCGCCAGGAAGTCCGCGGCTGGCTGGAAGCCGAACTGCCCAAGGACATCCAGGACAAGGTGCTGAACCACCGCCGCCTGAACCGCGACGATTTCGTCCGCTGGCACAAGGCGTTGGCGGCCAAGGGCTGGTCGGTGCCGCACTGGCCGGTCGAGTGGGGCGGCACCGGCTGGAGCCCGATCCAGAAGCACATCTGGGACGAGGAATGCGCCCGCATCGGCGCGCCGGGCGTGCTGCCGTTCGGCGTCAGCATGGTGGCGCCCGTCATCATGAAGTACGGCAACGAGGCACAGAAGCGCTATTACCTGCCGCGCATCCTCGACTGCACCGACTGGTGGTGCCAGGGCTACTCCGAGCCCGGCTCCGGCTCCGATCTCGCTTCGCTCAAGACCCGCGCCGTGCGCGAGGGCGACCACTACATCGTCAACGGCCAGAAGACCTGGACCACGCTCGGCCAGCACGCCGACATGATCTTCTGCCTTGTGCGCACCGATCCGCAGGCCAAGAAGCAGGAGGGCATCTCGTTCCTGCTGATCGACATGAAGACGCCGGGCATCACCGTTCGGCCGATCATCATGCTGGACGAAGAGCACGAAGTGAACGAGGTGTTCTTCGACAACGTGCGCGTGCCGGCCGAGAACCTGATCGGCGAAGAGAACCGTGGCTGGACGTACGCCAAATACCTGCTGGGCCACGAGCGGACCGGCATCGCGCGCGTGGGGCATTCGAAGCGCGAGCTGGCGTTCCTCAAGCGCGTCGCCCTGCAGCACCAGAAGAACGGCAGGCCGCTGCTGGAAGACCCGGTGTTCGCGGCCAAGGTGGCATCGCTGGAGATCGAGCTGATGGCGCTGGAGATCACTGTGCTGCGTGTGGTGTCGAGCGAGGGCGTGGGCCGGGGGCCGGGCCCCGAGGCGTCGCTGCTCAAGATCAAGGGCACGCAGATCCAGCAGATGCTGACCGAGCTGATGGTCGAGGCGGTGGGCCCGTATGCGCAGCCGTTCGACCCGGACTACCTGGAAGGCGAGACGCCGCGCGCCGTCACCGGCGACAACGATGCCGCGCCGCTGGCGCCGTACTACTTCAACTATCGCAAGACCTCGATCTACGGCGGGTCGAACGAGATCCAGCGCAACATCATCAGCCAGATGATCCTCGGCGTCTGA
- a CDS encoding acyl-CoA dehydrogenase family protein, translating into MDFSFTDEQKQLADAVRRFIDKDYGFEARNKVVYSHAGVSQAHWDALAELGLTALPVPQAQGGFDGRAMDLLVVMQELGRGLVVEPYAATVLGMQALKLAGGQEALLEPVAGGALKLAAAFGEPQSRYELFNVTTRAARQGGGWTLSGAKAVVVHGGQADKLVVSARTGGEARDTSGLSLFLVDREAAGVTVKDYRTIDNLRAADVRFDNAPATLLGQAGEAWEIIDAVADLGCVLLCAEAIGLIDALNAATLEYTKTRQQFGVPIARFQALQHRMVDMFIHAEQARSITYLAAAHFEDGDAEARRRYVSAAKARVGQAAREVGQEAVQLHGGMGVTNELPAAHMFKRLTMINTTLGDVDHHLARFASRPGFRDAA; encoded by the coding sequence ATGGATTTCTCGTTCACCGACGAACAGAAGCAGCTGGCGGATGCGGTACGCCGCTTCATCGACAAGGATTACGGCTTTGAAGCGCGCAACAAGGTCGTCTACTCGCACGCGGGCGTGTCGCAGGCGCATTGGGACGCCCTGGCCGAGCTGGGCCTGACCGCGCTGCCGGTGCCGCAAGCGCAGGGCGGCTTCGATGGCCGCGCGATGGACCTGCTGGTGGTGATGCAGGAACTGGGGCGCGGTCTGGTGGTGGAGCCCTATGCGGCCACCGTGCTGGGCATGCAGGCACTCAAGCTGGCGGGCGGCCAGGAGGCGCTGCTGGAGCCGGTGGCGGGCGGCGCGCTGAAGCTGGCGGCGGCTTTCGGCGAGCCGCAGTCGCGCTACGAACTGTTCAACGTGACCACGCGCGCGGCGCGGCAGGGCGGCGGCTGGACGCTGTCGGGCGCCAAGGCCGTGGTGGTGCACGGCGGGCAGGCCGACAAGCTGGTCGTTTCGGCGCGCACGGGCGGCGAGGCGCGCGACACATCGGGCCTGTCGCTGTTCCTGGTCGATCGCGAGGCCGCGGGCGTGACGGTCAAGGACTACCGCACCATCGATAACCTGCGCGCGGCCGACGTCCGCTTCGACAATGCGCCGGCCACGCTGCTCGGCCAGGCCGGCGAGGCGTGGGAGATCATCGATGCGGTGGCGGATCTCGGCTGCGTGCTGCTGTGCGCCGAGGCGATCGGCCTGATCGATGCGCTGAACGCCGCCACGCTGGAATACACCAAGACGCGCCAGCAGTTCGGCGTGCCGATCGCGCGCTTCCAGGCGCTGCAGCACCGCATGGTCGACATGTTCATCCATGCGGAGCAGGCGCGCTCGATCACCTATCTCGCGGCCGCGCATTTCGAAGACGGCGATGCCGAGGCGCGCCGCCGCTACGTGTCGGCCGCCAAGGCGCGCGTCGGCCAGGCGGCCCGCGAAGTGGGGCAGGAGGCGGTGCAACTGCACGGCGGCATGGGCGTGACCAACGAGCTGCCCGCCGCGCACATGTTCAAGCGGCTGACGATGATCAACACCACGCTCGGCGATGTCGATCACCATCTGGCGCGCTTTGCGTCGCGGCCGGGTTTCCGCGACGCCGCGTGA
- a CDS encoding MaoC family dehydratase: MTEAALPYTFYFDDFQVGQTMEMGTYAVTEDEILAFARQYDPQPFHVDPEAARRSIYGGLISSGWMTCAVMMRLMVQNFLSKSSSMGSPGVDEIRWLRPVYPGDTLSVSSTCLEVRPSQSKPDRGVAINRWEARNQHGELVCTLVGMGLFGRRPAA, encoded by the coding sequence ATGACGGAAGCAGCGTTGCCGTACACGTTCTATTTCGACGATTTCCAGGTCGGCCAGACGATGGAGATGGGCACCTACGCGGTGACTGAGGACGAGATCCTGGCCTTCGCCCGGCAGTACGACCCGCAGCCGTTTCATGTCGACCCGGAGGCGGCCCGGCGCAGCATCTACGGCGGCCTCATTTCCAGCGGCTGGATGACCTGCGCGGTGATGATGCGGCTGATGGTGCAGAACTTTCTCAGCAAGTCGTCCAGCATGGGTTCGCCGGGCGTGGACGAGATCCGTTGGCTCAGGCCGGTGTATCCGGGTGATACGCTGTCGGTGTCGAGCACCTGCCTGGAGGTGCGGCCGTCGCAGTCCAAGCCCGACCGCGGCGTGGCGATCAACCGCTGGGAAGCGCGCAACCAGCACGGCGAGCTGGTCTGCACCCTGGTCGGCATGGGTCTGTTCGGCCGCCGCCCGGCCGCCTGA
- a CDS encoding MaoC family dehydratase, translating to MRVIESLDALRGLIGQEVAVSDWVEITQQQVNQFAEATGDRQWIHVDVERARRESPFGAPVAHGFLTLSLLPALMQSALDMPDVKMGVNYGLNKVRFPAPVPVGSRLRARVSLLEMEMLPPLQPSPDAPALTGAQMTWGVTIECEGQARPVCVAESISRRYS from the coding sequence ATGCGTGTCATCGAATCGCTCGACGCGCTGCGGGGATTGATCGGCCAGGAGGTCGCGGTCAGCGACTGGGTGGAGATCACGCAGCAGCAGGTCAACCAGTTTGCCGAGGCCACGGGAGACCGCCAGTGGATCCACGTGGATGTGGAGCGCGCCCGGCGCGAGTCGCCGTTCGGCGCGCCGGTGGCGCACGGCTTCCTGACGCTGTCGCTGCTGCCGGCGCTGATGCAGAGCGCGCTCGACATGCCCGATGTGAAGATGGGCGTGAACTACGGCCTGAACAAGGTCCGCTTTCCGGCGCCGGTGCCGGTGGGCAGCCGTCTGCGCGCCCGCGTGAGCCTGCTGGAGATGGAGATGCTGCCGCCGCTGCAGCCATCGCCGGATGCGCCCGCGCTGACCGGCGCGCAGATGACCTGGGGCGTGACGATCGAGTGCGAAGGGCAGGCGCGGCCCGTGTGCGTGGCCGAGTCGATTTCGCGCCGCTATTCCTGA
- the urtA gene encoding urea ABC transporter substrate-binding protein produces MKRRELLKLSAVAAAALLSVPHVALAQAKAPIKVGVLHSLSGTMAISETSLKDVALMMIDEINKSGGVLGRKLEPVVVDPASNWPLFAEKARGLLTQDKVAVTFGCWTSVSRKSVLPVYEELNGLLFYPVQYEGEEMSKNVFYTGAAPNQQAIPAVEYLMSKEGGGAKRFFLLGTDYVYPRTTNKILRAFLHSKGVKDSDIEEVYTPFGHADYQTIVANIKRFAQGGKTAVVSTINGDSNVPFYKELGNAGLKAKDVPVVAFSVGEEELRGIDAKPLVGHLAAWNYFMSVKNPVNDDFKKKWAAWVKSNNLPGGDKRVTNDPMEATYVGIMMWKQAVEKAGSTDVDKVRKAMVGQQFKAPSGFMLAMNNNHHLSKPVMIGEVRGDGQFNVVWKTPTAIRAKPWSPYIPGNEGKPDQVM; encoded by the coding sequence ATGAAACGTCGTGAGCTGCTCAAGCTGTCGGCCGTTGCCGCCGCAGCGCTGTTGTCGGTACCGCATGTCGCGCTGGCCCAGGCCAAGGCGCCGATCAAGGTCGGCGTCCTGCATTCGCTGTCGGGCACCATGGCCATCTCGGAGACGTCGCTCAAGGACGTCGCGCTGATGATGATCGACGAGATCAACAAGAGCGGTGGCGTGCTGGGCCGCAAGCTGGAGCCGGTGGTGGTGGACCCGGCCTCGAACTGGCCGCTGTTCGCCGAGAAGGCGCGCGGCTTGCTGACGCAGGACAAGGTGGCGGTCACGTTCGGCTGCTGGACTTCGGTGTCGCGCAAGTCGGTGCTGCCGGTGTACGAGGAGCTGAACGGCCTGCTGTTCTATCCGGTGCAGTACGAGGGCGAGGAGATGTCCAAGAACGTCTTTTACACCGGTGCGGCGCCCAACCAGCAGGCGATTCCCGCGGTGGAATACCTGATGAGCAAGGAAGGCGGCGGTGCCAAGCGCTTCTTCCTGCTGGGCACCGACTACGTGTATCCGCGCACGACCAACAAGATCCTGCGCGCCTTCCTGCACAGCAAGGGCGTGAAGGACAGCGACATCGAAGAGGTCTACACGCCGTTCGGCCATGCCGACTACCAGACCATCGTCGCCAACATCAAGCGGTTCGCGCAGGGCGGCAAGACGGCGGTGGTGTCGACCATCAACGGCGACTCCAACGTGCCGTTCTACAAGGAGCTGGGCAACGCGGGCCTGAAGGCCAAGGACGTGCCGGTGGTGGCCTTCTCGGTGGGCGAGGAGGAGCTGCGCGGCATCGACGCCAAGCCGCTGGTCGGCCACCTGGCGGCGTGGAACTACTTCATGTCGGTCAAGAACCCGGTCAACGACGATTTCAAGAAGAAGTGGGCGGCCTGGGTCAAGAGCAACAACCTGCCGGGCGGCGACAAGCGCGTCACCAACGACCCGATGGAAGCCACCTACGTCGGCATCATGATGTGGAAGCAGGCGGTGGAGAAGGCCGGCTCGACCGACGTGGACAAGGTCCGCAAGGCGATGGTCGGCCAGCAGTTCAAGGCGCCGTCGGGCTTCATGCTGGCGATGAACAACAACCATCACCTGTCCAAGCCGGTGATGATCGGCGAGGTGCGCGGCGACGGCCAGTTCAACGTGGTGTGGAAGACACCGACGGCGATCCGCGCCAAGCCGTGGAGCCCGTACATTCCGGGCAACGAGGGCAAGCCCGATCAGGTGATGTGA
- the urtB gene encoding urea ABC transporter permease subunit UrtB, whose amino-acid sequence MAMTRFLAALLCAFCLVATLAASAWAAGQPLTQADLKPLAEDDFDAKVKVLNALAAAPAEQAGPILRALQNDALFYAPAAGMLRQEGERYLDAISGQPVAMKADDLQALTLNNALRAQVDSAASGFVLQSPDRAVRAQAIDTLLAHPETASRTVVDAARKQETDPELRTRLHLLWANLALDDGSPAEKLEALRLLAGDTNPQTRQRIAPLLAKDSGADDALRAAARQALDNLAAQARKAELIGNLFAGLSLGSVLLLAALGLAITYGLIGVINMAHGEFLMIGAYATYVVQTLFRNHFPAAFDWYLPAALPAAFLAAAVVGFVLERMVLRHLYGRPLETLLATFGVSLLLMQAVRSVFGAQNVEVANPSWMSGGIALYPGLILPYNRLVILAFALVVVTLAWAVLNRTRLGLFVRATTQNRAMAACVGVRTWKVDSYAFAFGAGIAGLGGCALSQIGNVGPDLGQGYIIDSFMAVVLGGVGQLAGTIVGAFGLGLINKCIEPFYGAVLAKIFVLVLIVLFIQKRPQGLFALKGRSAEA is encoded by the coding sequence ATGGCCATGACACGCTTCCTCGCCGCACTGCTGTGCGCCTTCTGCCTGGTTGCCACGCTTGCCGCATCGGCATGGGCGGCCGGACAACCGCTGACCCAGGCCGATCTCAAGCCGCTGGCCGAAGACGACTTCGACGCCAAGGTGAAGGTGCTCAACGCCCTGGCCGCCGCGCCCGCCGAACAGGCCGGCCCCATCCTGCGGGCGTTGCAGAATGATGCGCTGTTCTATGCGCCCGCTGCCGGCATGCTGCGCCAGGAGGGCGAGCGCTATCTCGATGCGATCAGCGGCCAGCCGGTTGCCATGAAGGCCGATGACCTGCAAGCGCTGACGCTGAACAATGCCCTGCGCGCCCAGGTGGACAGCGCGGCCAGCGGCTTCGTGCTGCAGTCGCCCGACCGGGCCGTGCGCGCGCAGGCCATCGATACGCTACTGGCGCATCCCGAGACGGCATCGCGCACGGTGGTCGATGCGGCGCGCAAGCAGGAGACCGATCCCGAACTGCGGACCCGCCTGCATCTGCTGTGGGCCAACCTGGCGCTCGACGACGGCTCGCCTGCCGAGAAGCTCGAAGCGCTCAGGCTGCTCGCCGGCGATACCAACCCGCAGACCCGCCAGCGCATCGCGCCGCTGCTCGCCAAGGACAGCGGCGCCGACGACGCGCTGCGCGCCGCTGCCCGGCAGGCGCTGGACAACCTTGCCGCGCAGGCGCGCAAGGCCGAGCTGATCGGCAACCTGTTCGCCGGCCTGAGCCTGGGCTCGGTGCTGTTGTTGGCCGCGCTGGGGCTGGCGATCACCTACGGCCTGATCGGCGTCATCAACATGGCGCACGGTGAGTTCCTGATGATCGGCGCGTATGCCACCTATGTGGTGCAGACGCTTTTTCGCAACCATTTCCCTGCGGCGTTCGACTGGTATCTGCCCGCCGCGCTGCCGGCCGCGTTCCTGGCCGCGGCCGTCGTCGGCTTCGTGCTGGAGCGCATGGTGCTGCGGCACCTGTACGGCCGGCCGCTGGAGACGCTGCTCGCCACCTTCGGCGTCAGCCTGCTGCTGATGCAGGCCGTGCGCAGCGTGTTCGGTGCGCAGAACGTGGAGGTGGCCAACCCGAGCTGGATGAGCGGCGGCATCGCGCTGTATCCGGGGCTGATCCTGCCGTATAACCGGCTGGTGATCCTGGCCTTCGCGCTGGTGGTGGTCACGCTGGCGTGGGCGGTGCTCAACCGCACGCGGCTGGGCCTGTTCGTGCGCGCCACCACGCAGAACCGCGCCATGGCGGCGTGCGTGGGCGTGCGGACCTGGAAGGTGGACAGCTACGCCTTCGCGTTCGGCGCGGGCATCGCCGGCCTGGGCGGCTGCGCGCTGTCGCAGATCGGCAATGTGGGGCCGGACCTCGGGCAGGGCTACATCATCGATTCCTTCATGGCGGTGGTGCTGGGCGGGGTGGGGCAACTGGCCGGCACCATCGTCGGCGCGTTCGGGCTGGGGCTGATCAACAAGTGCATCGAGCCGTTCTATGGCGCGGTGCTGGCGAAGATCTTCGTGCTGGTGCTGATCGTGCTGTTCATCCAGAAGCGTCCGCAGGGGCTGTTCGCCCTCAAGGGCCGCAGCGCGGAGGCCTGA
- the urtC gene encoding urea ABC transporter permease subunit UrtC, producing the protein MAQPPFSLDIPARMPLLSRRGWSVLAAAALLVCVGVPVCALAVPAGHPLHLSAYALTLVGKIMCYALAALALDLVWGYCGILSLGHGLFFALGGYAMGMYLMRAIGRDGVYQSDLPDFMVFLDWKDLPWFWHGTGHFAWAALLVVLVPGVLAWLFGFFAFRSRVKGVYLSIITQAMTYAAMLLFFRNETGFGGNNGFTDFKRILGYPIAAVSTRTVLFVATFIALVLAFIACRAIVTSKFGRVVTAIRDAEARVMFSGYSPLGYKLFVWTFSAVLCGIAGALYVPQVGIINPSEMSPGNSIEMAVWVAVGGRGTLVGPIVGAFLVNGAKTVLTAWVPEYWLFVLGAVFVLVTLFLPNGVLGLLRGRSGRRVRPAADGRADAGAGEPVVTPPAGDRA; encoded by the coding sequence ATGGCGCAGCCACCGTTCTCCCTCGACATTCCCGCGCGCATGCCGCTGCTGTCGCGGCGGGGCTGGTCCGTGCTGGCGGCGGCGGCGCTGCTGGTCTGCGTCGGCGTGCCGGTGTGCGCGCTGGCGGTGCCGGCGGGGCATCCGCTGCACCTGTCGGCCTATGCGCTCACGCTGGTGGGCAAGATCATGTGCTACGCGCTGGCCGCGCTGGCGCTCGACCTGGTGTGGGGCTACTGCGGCATTCTGAGCCTCGGCCACGGCCTGTTCTTCGCGCTCGGCGGCTATGCGATGGGGATGTACCTGATGCGCGCCATCGGCCGCGACGGTGTGTACCAGAGCGATCTGCCCGATTTCATGGTCTTCCTCGACTGGAAGGACCTGCCCTGGTTCTGGCACGGCACCGGGCATTTCGCCTGGGCCGCGCTGCTGGTGGTGCTGGTGCCGGGCGTGCTGGCGTGGCTGTTCGGCTTCTTCGCGTTCCGCTCGCGCGTCAAGGGCGTGTACCTGTCGATCATCACGCAGGCCATGACCTACGCGGCCATGCTGCTGTTCTTCCGCAACGAAACGGGCTTCGGCGGCAACAACGGCTTCACCGATTTCAAGCGCATCCTCGGATACCCGATTGCAGCGGTGTCCACGCGCACGGTGCTGTTCGTCGCCACCTTCATCGCGCTGGTGCTGGCCTTCATCGCATGCCGGGCCATCGTCACCTCCAAGTTCGGGCGCGTGGTGACGGCCATCCGCGACGCCGAGGCGCGCGTGATGTTCTCCGGCTACAGCCCGCTCGGCTACAAGCTGTTCGTGTGGACCTTCTCGGCCGTGCTGTGCGGTATCGCCGGGGCGCTGTACGTGCCGCAGGTCGGCATCATCAACCCGAGCGAGATGTCGCCGGGCAACTCGATCGAGATGGCGGTGTGGGTGGCCGTGGGCGGGCGCGGCACGCTGGTTGGCCCGATCGTCGGCGCGTTCCTCGTCAATGGCGCCAAGACCGTCCTGACGGCCTGGGTGCCGGAGTACTGGCTGTTCGTGCTGGGCGCGGTCTTCGTGCTGGTGACCCTGTTCCTGCCGAACGGCGTGCTGGGCCTGCTGCGTGGCCGCTCCGGGCGGCGCGTGCGGCCGGCGGCCGATGGCCGTGCGGATGCCGGCGCCGGCGAGCCCGTTGTCACCCCGCCCGCCGGAGACCGCGCATGA
- the urtD gene encoding urea ABC transporter ATP-binding protein UrtD, with product MRPFTARPDRAQVGNFSGTTTGMGHVLEPDAIDVSHGPILYLEDVTVRFGGFRALNALTLSIDHGELRCVIGPNGAGKTTMMDVITGKTGPRNADVAGRVYLGQAIDLLRLTEPRIAQIGIGRKFQKPTVFEQHGVWENLELAMQADKRWWVPLRARLLDDGRRRIEETLGRIGLEAEAYRSAGLLSHGQKQRLEIGMLLMQRPQLLLLDEPVAGMTDEETMQLADLLNGLRGACSIMVVEHDMEFVAALAGETGRVTVLAEGSVLAEGTLDAVKRDARVIESYLGR from the coding sequence ATGAGGCCCTTCACCGCACGCCCCGACCGCGCGCAGGTCGGAAACTTCAGCGGCACCACCACCGGCATGGGCCACGTGCTCGAGCCGGACGCCATCGACGTCTCGCACGGCCCCATCCTGTACCTCGAAGACGTGACGGTGCGCTTCGGCGGCTTCCGCGCGCTGAACGCGCTGACGCTGTCGATCGACCACGGCGAGCTGCGCTGTGTGATCGGTCCCAACGGCGCCGGCAAGACCACGATGATGGATGTGATCACCGGCAAGACCGGTCCGCGCAACGCGGACGTCGCCGGCCGCGTCTACCTGGGCCAGGCCATCGACCTGCTGCGCCTGACCGAGCCGCGCATCGCGCAGATCGGCATCGGCCGCAAGTTCCAGAAGCCGACCGTGTTCGAGCAGCACGGCGTGTGGGAAAACCTCGAGCTGGCGATGCAGGCCGACAAGCGCTGGTGGGTGCCGCTGCGCGCGCGGCTGCTCGACGACGGCCGCCGCCGCATCGAAGAGACGCTCGGCCGCATCGGGCTGGAGGCCGAGGCGTACCGGAGCGCCGGCCTGCTGTCGCATGGCCAGAAGCAGCGGCTGGAGATCGGCATGCTGCTGATGCAGCGGCCGCAGCTGCTGCTGCTCGACGAGCCCGTGGCCGGCATGACCGATGAAGAGACGATGCAGCTGGCCGACCTGCTCAACGGCCTGCGCGGCGCGTGCTCGATCATGGTGGTGGAGCACGACATGGAGTTCGTCGCCGCGCTGGCGGGCGAGACGGGCCGCGTGACCGTGCTGGCCGAAGGCAGCGTGCTGGCCGAGGGCACGCTCGACGCGGTCAAGCGCGACGCGCGCGTGATCGAATCCTACCTGGGGCGCTAA
- the urtE gene encoding urea ABC transporter ATP-binding subunit UrtE — protein sequence MLQIQQLNQYYGGSHILRNVSFEVPAGKLTALLGRNGVGKTTLLKCLMGVLPATSGMIDWEGRAIHKLPAYERVSRGLAYVPQGREIFPRLTVEENLLIGAAARRAPSGVPDSIYALFPVLAQMKGRRGGDLSGGQQQQLAIGRALMSEPRLLILDEPTEGIQPSIIQEIGRTLRRLVDEFGMSVLLVEQYYDFARRIADRYVVMRRGEVIAQGDGADMDADGVRELVAV from the coding sequence ATGCTGCAGATCCAGCAACTGAACCAGTACTACGGCGGCAGCCACATCCTGCGCAACGTCAGCTTCGAGGTGCCGGCCGGCAAGCTGACCGCGCTGCTCGGGCGCAACGGCGTGGGCAAGACCACACTGCTCAAGTGCCTGATGGGCGTGCTGCCGGCGACCAGCGGCATGATCGATTGGGAGGGCCGGGCCATCCACAAGCTGCCGGCCTACGAGCGCGTCTCGCGGGGGCTCGCGTACGTGCCGCAGGGCCGCGAGATCTTTCCGCGCCTGACGGTGGAAGAGAACCTGCTGATCGGCGCGGCGGCCAGGCGCGCACCGTCCGGGGTGCCGGATTCGATCTATGCGCTCTTTCCCGTGCTCGCGCAGATGAAGGGGCGCCGCGGCGGCGACCTGTCCGGCGGCCAGCAGCAGCAACTGGCCATCGGCCGCGCGCTGATGAGCGAGCCGCGCTTGCTGATCCTGGACGAGCCGACCGAGGGCATCCAGCCATCCATCATCCAGGAGATCGGCCGCACGCTGCGCCGGCTGGTGGACGAGTTCGGCATGTCGGTGCTGCTGGTCGAGCAGTACTACGATTTCGCGCGGCGCATCGCCGACCGCTACGTCGTCATGCGGCGCGGTGAGGTCATCGCCCAGGGCGACGGCGCCGACATGGATGCCGATGGCGTGCGCGAACTGGTGGCCGTCTGA